Genomic window (Kwoniella botswanensis chromosome 1, complete sequence):
TTCGAGGATCTTCAATGAACATGGACATGTTTGTGTATATTCATCCAAACAAGCGCTGACCACGCTCgtgcttcatcttcgtcgttATTCTTTTTGTACAGCACGGGTCGACTAATTTTGTCTGATCCCCAGAGCATCAATTCATGTTTGGTGATACTTTATTTCAGAGAATTCGTAACTATCCATCTAAGGACTTTCTCATCAATTGTATGTACTGGTATGGTAGTCCTTGCTATCGTTTTCTGCTCTTCTACGAGGTATACAACATGATCGACGACCCGTCGCTTTGCACCTGTCTGCCACGTGGACAAGCATTTGATCCAGGATCAACAcgattggatggatgaaaaGTGCCACATTGATCAAACTCCGTTGAATTGTGTATTATCGGCGTGATTATCGTTGGTTGTTGGATGTTGGATGTTGCCGTTCAACGTTTTGGTCATCTTTCATTAGATGCGGATGTGATTGATTCGTCGATCCGATCCATCACATATACCCACCCATTTTAGCTGTATACTATAGGAACCTACCTGTAACCATCCATTCATACGTGGTTTAACTGCTCCGACACGACTCGAAGGAACACTCGGCGCTCATCTCTCCTCGATCTAGATTCTCTGCTCCAACTACCTCAAGATGCCTCGACCCGTCTTACCACTCCTCCGACCTatcctctcctcttcactccccactcctcttcccatctcccGATCTATTCACTCTTCATCCAGGGTTCTGTTAGCCACTCCAGCTGGACGTAATCCATTCGCCCCCCGAAATACAGGACCCAAACATATCACACCTGGACCTATAAAAACTCCCAACCCGCGTGAAACTACCACCGCCGATGCAGCTTCGGAGGGATCAAGACATGGTAATGATCAATCTGTCGGCACGGGCGTAGCGGATCAATGGCCTGATTATTCCAAAGGGCCAAGTGCGTTGGATAAAGCGAGTCAATTATTCTTCTTTACCGAGATCGTGAGGGGTGAGTCAAACTTTCATTGTGTTGTTCAACATCGTCAATAGTAGATAGTCAAAAAGGTGGTCtggctgatatatcatgtgCAATACATAAATAGGTATGTGGATCGTGTTGGAGCAATTCTTCAGACCACCATATACCATCATGTACCCATTTGAGAAAGGTCCATTGTCACCTCGATTCAGAGGTGAACACGCTTTGAGAAGATACCCCAATGGTGAAGAGAGATGTATCGGTGAGTCAGATCAACCATATTCGATTGGCAATGAATACCAAGgaaatcatgatcagtaGCTGAGTTGTAATATTGGTAATAGCTTGTAAGCTTTGTGAAGCCATCTGTCCCGCTCAGGCTATCACCATCGAATCTGAAGCtcgagaagatggatcgaggAGAACTACCCGATATGGTGAGTAATACAAGTCTCTCCTATTAGCTGAGTATGCAGCGGCGCTTGCGAGgataatcagctgatcatggTGCTGGTCAATAGACCTTGATATGACGAAATGTATATACTGTGGATTCTGTCAAGAAGCTTGTCCTGTAGATGCTATTGTTGAGAGTGAGTGCCTCGGACTCTTCATCAAAAATCATACATAATATGTTGAATAGATTGCTTTCCGTATCGAACACATACTGACAATATCTTCACGTGATTTCAGCCCAAAACGCTGAATACTCGACGGAAACTCGAGAAGAACTCTTATATAACAAAGAGAAGTTGTTATCAAATGGTGATAaggctgaagctgagatcgCTGCTAACCTTCAAGCTGATCACGTAAGTCATCTGAATTGACTGGGTTTGTTCCAATATGGCATCGATTGCTAATATTCATCAATATGTGCAGTTCTACCGATAATCGCATGGCATCATAGGTGTATGAGGTGGAGACGATTTGTGTATAAGATATGACACCGATAGCTGGTATTGCGGATTAGTTGATGATCAGGAGGTGcattgaagatggtatagCATATAGATCGTTTAATTATGCATCAGTCTTAACATTGGGTTTACAACGTATCAATACTACGGAGAATCTAAAGAACAAAAAAATCCAATGGACAATCGAATACCTCATGATTGTATTGCCAAAAATGTCCTTTCTCCACTTGGTTCCACGCTATCTATATTCAGTATTACAAGCACGTTCTACACGTTATCCTATACAATACACAAGAAACGATCagtttatataccttgtaAAGAGTGCCCTACTGACCACTCGATCCATGTCATTGACTTATCAGTGTCATTCTGGGTTCCGTTCTCGCGCAAATTGTATATCGAAGGTTGAGTCAAGCCTGTTCAATTAAATGTATCAGTCACTCTGACAGACTTTTCAATGCacgagaagatgaaatgacGAGATAACTCACTACAAACACTCTCTGCGTAACTCTTACTACCGTTCATCCCATACTCTCTCATTGGCCGCAAAGCATTCCCACTTTCGCTAGGTAGCGTACTCTGTATATGTATAGGTCGAAATCCTCCATTCCAAGTTTTCCACAATTTATTACTACTGTTAGGTAAAGAAGCACTCTTCCCTAGACGGTGGATATGATCGTACCCATGtccaatatcaatctcatctatATATTCTTTCTCGCCGTCGGGTCTTTCGGTATACCTTggtagaggatgatcatATGATGCCTGGGTATGATTGTGAGTATACCATGATTTATCTTGCTTTAGGAAAGGGATAGGTAGTCCTCTCGATTTACTCTGTTGAGGTAGATCTATTTCTTTTTTCGTTTTTGTCATTGGTGGAGATTGggatgaaaaggagaaagaggagtaagttggaagaggtggaataGACGAGGCTAGTAGTTGGGCTTGTTTTTGTAATTCTGCTAGACAGGGGACTTGAGCTGTTGGGAGGGATCTAGAGGATAAAAGATACGACGGGAAGAAGGTCAGGATATCCATCATTCTGTATATTTGATGGTACGGTATTTTCTGCATTGCAGTAAAAGAGTAGAGGTATATGTTATTTTGATATAATTTATTTTTCGCTCTCTTCTGAGTGGGGGTCGATATCTGCAAGGTACTTGGAATGTCGAGTAGTGATTGAAGTGGGAAATATTAGAGTGTCAAAACGAGGCAGTAATATTGTTAATTGTTGTATCCTTTGTATACGACGATCAAAGGATTCGCTGTGGTCGTTCACCCGTCAGTGTTTGACTGACCTTTGAAGTTGTATAAATTGACCAATTTGCTGGTTTCACGTTTCATTACTTCCTGTTACCTTGTTCAGTAGAACCCTTTTCGCTGCAATGACCACATTATAAGTGAGAGTGCATCGACTTGGTCAGCAATAGCGCGGAATGACTACAAGATACTCAATGTCTGTGTCTTCCTTGTTCCTGTCATCTTTTAGGCAACAACAAACAAGGAATGTCCTGACTCTTGCTATGCCGAGTCAGCGTGATATGCAATGATGACACATTTTTCTGCCTGGTTATAGCATTCCCTATCTATCATCTACAATCCTCCTGTATTGACAGAAAATCTAGAGAACGACAATGGTGTTTGGTGTATATCGCGAAGAGTTATATGTGCTCTTTCCAGCCTGTAAAAAGAGAACACAAGTATTAACGTGTTGTTCTCATCATTGGAATGGGTATCATTGTGGACTCTTCCGTCATGCCCTTGCAACTCCCATTTGCCATAGTCTCATTTCAATCATTGTGACACCGCCAATGCCCGACGCTTCTCCCCCTTATCACCCGTATAAACCAATGATTGCCCTGATCCTGACAAAAGACTCCTCTTTTCACACATGCTACAACAGCGAAcacatcactcacctcccatcCTGGGTAATCCTTCatgatctccttctctctaGCCAAAGCAGCCTGTTGTCTTCTATAGGCATCTCTATCTTGTTCAGCTAATAGTACAGGAACGAGGTTGATTCGCGACCATGCCTGTTCACGTTTGAGTTCCCTTCGAAAATGAATAATCAGATGTTAGCAGTGGAAGAGCTCGTAATATTCGGCAAAGAGCTGATAAGAAAGCTCCCAGAGCTGTCTTGTGGGAAGAATTATCATCACCCACCTCTTCTCTAcatttccctttccaacTCTCCAGAATCCAAAAGCACAGATAGCAGCCACCGTGCTGAACACTACTGCACCTCCCACACCTCTGACAGGTAAATTTCGCTTGTATTTGATAGCCTCGTACCCTCCTGGAGGGGGCATATCTCTGTTTCACATTGAACAAAAAATCAGTTATGTATGtctcattcacattcacaGCAGGACCGAAGCGATGAACTGACTGTCTGAACCCATGAaatcctgatcctgatcctgacATCTTTTGTCTGTCTCGAGTTGGTGTGCTGGTCGTCTACTTGTATGGTACACTTTATGTGTTGATGACAATCTCGTGATTGACCATTCACAGTCCACCGCAAAGGTGCTGAGAGCAGCAAGTGGGAGATGAACGGGATCAGATCAACTGGAACCGTGAGAGTTTGTTGAATATCTTTGACGGTTGTTTTTTGTCAGATTTATCCCACTGGTGATTGTCACGTGATCAGTACATGTTGTACATGTTGTAACACGAGCTGAGGAGATATAGTATATCTATTTATCGACTATCCAGGTGCGACATCCATCTCAAAGACACAGATACTATACATCATGTCAGATGTTCACACCGACCGAcctcgaggtgagtatctgCATCGGGATCGACGAAATCGACAGTGAAATCGACAGAAGCTGACGCGTCTTTACTCTGTAGTCGTCGACTTTGATCCTGAAATCGCCGAACAGTGTCTGAAATCACTCAAAGCAATAAACGACACCTGCAAGAGGGTCTTGAATGAGTTCAGAGCGACGCGATCAGTTGTGGgttccatctcatctctatTACTGTCGTGTGGTAATGTCATAACGCTGATAAATCAAGCCACTTCGTGCTCGTTATCATATCGTAGGAAGTAATTGGGTTTTTGACCAAAGAGAGAGTCCCATTACCTCCCAATCCAAGGAACGGTCGTGATTATCCAGAGGGTATGCCTAGCGTAAGAATCCGTGCCCATATCTCATCATTGGTCATTCGAGCTTATATCTATTACTACAGGAATATCAACTTATTCCATTCTTCGCTGATATTCGTTCACTCCCCGATGAACATCTCAACACCTGGCTGGGTTTCTACGATAAGACCTATACGGATGATGTGAATCGATCGGATAAGGAGATAATGCTCTTTCAAGCTCTTGTGAAGACATCTCGGCCGGAGTTACTCGTTGAcgaggaaggagaggagcaagagcaagagcaagagcaagaagatgaGCTTAACGGTCATCAGGCTGAtaacaacaagaagaacaaaggtgggagaaagagaggaagaagtagcGCGACTAATAAAAGCTCTGTGCAAGCTAAGGACAAGAGGTCAAAGAGGAACCCCAAgaaatgatcatgatcatgatcatgccATACCGAAAAGTTTGTATCCCTGTATGAGATTGTGTATAGTTAACGATTTGTAAATGATAACTATGATATTACATGTTGATGTATATGGACTACTACATAtacattccttcttctcctccgtCTTCAGTCTTCCCCTTGCAATACAATTTACCTGGCACACAGTCCTTCACATCATAATCTCGCTCTACTCTCCTCTCCTGCCGCCTCACATACCCTCCTCATATCTCTCAACGCCTGTACGATGTTATGCTTGAATCTTTGTGTGGAAGTTTTGTCGCATGAGAACTTCGATTCAATACCGAATTTGACGAGGTATGGACCAGCGAGATCTATCAATTCCATGGTCAcgtatcagcttgattcaATTTGACCGTTTATCAGGTAAATACCTAAGAGGTGTGTCAAACTCACAATTGATACCATACCCATCAGGCCAAGCAGCACCGAATCCCGTCCCCATGAACTTCCCACCCGCACTCAATCCTGAAGTGGATAATTTCCATTCCTGCGACTTGGcgtatatctcatcatcgtacaGTGCATGACTCTCACCAGGCCTCAGATGGACTTTCAATCCCATTAGATGTCGATCATATCCGTTTCCTTGGGATGACTGGCGAGTAAGGAAATTGTGGGCTCTACATGCTTCGGTCAATAGCGAGTATCGTTTTGAATCCTATCAGAAAGACATTTACACAAAGATACATCAGCAAAAATTCTCGTCAATCTGGTCTAGCTCTACAGTTCAACAATAAGAAATTTAGTTGACTCACATTAGTCTTCTCGTCGAGCATACTCTTTACGAAACTCCTGCTTTCACTACTCAGACTCCTAATGACATCGGTCCTACCATGTAACATCATCCGAGTCGATGCCGTCTCATAAGTAGCAGTGGCATATCCTTGATCTTTGTACCATGCTAATTGAAGGGCTTGTTGAATATACGCATCAGGTGACTGTTTGGCTATTCATACCATACCACCCATCAAACTCTTCAGTATATTCTATCATGACACTTTACAGTATGAACCGCTTGAATTGACTCACCAACAGCCTTGATCCATTCCGCACCATATTCGTTCCACCACAACTGACTCGCATCGGAATCATCTATCAATTTCTGATTTCTCTCTTTACATCCTTCTATCTCTTTCGTGATTCCCTCATCAACTACCCAATCCAGCTTATTCCAACCATCCACAGTACTCGAGCTAGATCCGGAAGTGAATCGGGAGTGATCTACCGGAGAAGCCAGAACATATTCCCCTACGATTGATGGAATAAGCGCGTCCACAGGGGAATGTTCACCCATAATTCCCGCTCTGCCATTTGTCTCGACCATGACCGATACAGCTTTATCAAACCATCTATTACCGGCACCATCAATCCCAGAGGCGGTGTTACGTACTTGTGCGTCTACAGAGGGTAGTCGGAGGGGATCAACAGACGGGATGGAAGGTAGAGTGTACGGGTCGAGAGAAAGGACGataagggaagaagagattgagtTGAAGGTTGATCGATTATTTGGTGAGAGGAGCAGAAGATGTTCACGATTCTAGGTTTGACGAGACATTCGTTGATCAGTTGATGAGTTCATTTCTGATAGCGACACTGATATGCGAGCTCACCTTTGTCCAGTTATCTCTCTCGTCAGCGGTCAATACGCCAATTTGATCGGCTCTTTCTCCGCCGTCCTTACGCTTCTTAGCATCATTCACGGCAGCTTTGAACCTCTGCTCAATCTCCGAAGGAGACAAAGGTTCAGGTACACCATCAATtggaggaggtgagaagaTATCAATGGAGTATATAtaatcatcaaccatcaatgTGAGATGAGTAGCTTTGTTGTCGACTGCTGAAAAGGCATCACTGTTCGGTAGAGGTATCCGAGAAAGATTGAACATTCTACGATATGTTTCAAAAATCAGCTACAGCTCTGAGTGGGCACATGGGGTCTCGAgaagctgactcaccgagAATACTGGTGCATGTCAAAAGGCCCGGCTTTCGAAGAGTCCGGcaagatctcttctctatCGAAAGATCGTTACAATCAGACATGGTCATACATCACTGAGGACGAGATATGTCTGACTCACTTGAGGAGCTTCGTCCTAAACTCGGCAAACCTCCTAGCTAGCCAAGCGGCTTTTCGAATCTGCCAATCACTTATCCATTCTCTCTTAACCACtttctcccattccaccGGCCCATCGAATTCCCCCTTCTGATTATCTATCCAATCTTGTCCACCTCGCTGACTTCCCGCCGAGGCAGCTTCTTTCGGATTCGAATTTGGATCGGGCACTTCTACCTTGGAAAGTGAGCCGGATGCGATAGGCGGAGTGGGGTCAGAAGGATCAGGAGCAAAGAGTAACCACCAATTTGAATTGACTAGTAATGGTGCTCGCCAGGTATGATAAGCCAGTCCGAGCCAGAGAGTATCGTTGAGCCAATTATTCGGTGAGACGTGATCGAGATCTACAACATACCTATGTAAGCTATCATACTCTTCGAGCTCCAAATGTCCAGCTTacctttcaatctttccTGTAAGGTTCTACCCAATCCACCAGGAGCTGCGAAATCTTTAGCAAACAATTTACGTTTCTCAATTTCGTTTGGTAAGGCCGAGGCGTCATACTGAGATCAACACGGTAGTATGAGCTCAATTTGACCATCGGCCTTGATTCAGCTCACATTCTGTCCCAATATTGGTCCGAGACTCTTCAAATACCCTTCCAAGCTCTTTTCCAAATCTGGTACAGGTAATCTAGGTAATTTCGATTGGTTGGAGAATGTCTTGGGTTGATCGCGTCTATGAGCTGAGAGAGCAAACATTCTTTTCTGTCTGATTATTGATGTAGAGCAAGTAGTATATATAGGTGAGGGTGGAATACGTGGTATTGTATTGGGTCGTATGAGGCGAGTCGAGTTATTTACGAGGATTGAAGTAGGAGCAGGAGAGGGGTACATGGCTGTATTTCAAGGAGAGGTAAGCTTTGTTACAGGGTCGAACAAGACATATAGGCGTTGTCGAAGAGGGACATATGTACAGATAGGTAGCAAGGTATATACAGTGTTGAAGACGGGTGatatgaaggtggtgaaagagtgaatgaattggtcagatgaagagagagattcATCACAAACATCCTTGGCTTTCCAGTTTGCACTTCCGGTTCAATCTGATAACCGGATAGATAGGTGCCCCCAGTCGTGCGCCTAAAAGAGTTAAACTGTGGAGTCTCCGCGCGGATGATAGTGTTTTTATCTAAGAGTCTAGCATCCGAAGCTCACTGTGAGCTGTGTGTGTGTTTAGGGCGTGTAGGGTTGACTCATCCACCAGTACAGGTCCGTGCATGGAAAGgcatg
Coding sequences:
- a CDS encoding NADH-ubiquinone oxidoreductase 23 kDa subunit, mitochondrial codes for the protein MPRPVLPLLRPILSSSLPTPLPISRSIHSSSRVLLATPAGRNPFAPRNTGPKHITPGPIKTPNPRETTTADAASEGSRHGNDQSVGTGVADQWPDYSKGPSALDKASQLFFFTEIVRGMWIVLEQFFRPPYTIMYPFEKGPLSPRFRGEHALRRYPNGEERCIACKLCEAICPAQAITIESEAREDGSRRTTRYDLDMTKCIYCGFCQEACPVDAIVETQNAEYSTETREELLYNKEKLLSNGDKAEAEIAANLQADHFYR